In Sphingobacterium sp. lm-10, one DNA window encodes the following:
- a CDS encoding alpha-ketoacid dehydrogenase subunit alpha/beta, whose translation MSNTNATHTVDFDSSKLSFEEFRDLIINDYRLAVESRQVSLLGRKEVLTGKAKFGIFGDGKELAQIALSKVFQDGDWRSGYYRDQTMALALGFTTVYQFFSQLYATPNLDIEPASGGRQMNCHFSTQLLDEDGQWLNQTQQKNSASDISTTGGQMARAVGLGLASKYYRGNESLRYLQYFSNNGGEVVFCNIGNASTSEGVFWETINAIGVKQLPMVVSIWDDGYGISVPNEVQTTKSDISQVLKGFQADEYGEGFEIFKVCGWDYPGLCEVYKKATDLAREKHKPCIVHVYEMTQPQGHSSSGSHERYKTPERLTWEEEYDCNLKMRNWMIESGIADEETLVLIEQESKQTVRAEQRRAWTDYQQLLQADFDQAIELLGKIKDERVELPLKTLQSLTEYALHEIYGNVRRVLRELRGEDVAGKDALVSWYNQQKKVNQNRYNDFLFSNSSQRPSLVDHIQPEYNAESPIVDGREILNACFREHFAKDDRMIAFGEDVGQIGDVNQGFAGLQEQFGAARIFDTGIRESTIIGKGIGLAMRGLRPIAEIQYLDYVLYALPVLSDDLASLSYRTKGRQKAPLIIRTRGHRLEGIWHSGSPMSVLLGALRGIHLCVPRNMTQAAGMYNMLLKSDEPALVVECLNGYRLKEKMPQNVSDFTVPLGSAEIVREGQDITVVSYGSTLRIVQEAALELEKLGISLEIVDAQYLMPFDRDKICATSLQKTNKLLVVDEDFPGGASAYILSKILEDQKGYYLLDCQPRTLTAKAHRPPYGSDGDYFTKPSLDDVIETVYAMISETNPQKYPAIY comes from the coding sequence ATGTCTAATACGAACGCTACCCACACCGTAGATTTTGATTCATCAAAGCTCAGTTTCGAAGAGTTTCGTGATCTGATCATTAATGATTACCGCCTGGCAGTTGAAAGTAGGCAGGTGAGTTTGTTAGGTCGAAAGGAGGTGCTTACTGGGAAGGCAAAGTTTGGCATTTTTGGAGATGGAAAGGAGCTCGCGCAAATTGCATTATCTAAAGTTTTTCAGGATGGCGATTGGCGTTCTGGTTATTACCGGGATCAAACCATGGCGCTGGCATTAGGATTTACTACTGTATATCAGTTCTTCAGTCAGTTGTATGCAACACCCAATCTGGATATTGAACCCGCATCGGGAGGCCGACAAATGAATTGTCATTTTTCTACGCAGCTCTTAGATGAGGATGGACAATGGTTGAATCAGACGCAGCAAAAAAACTCTGCTTCCGATATCTCGACTACCGGCGGGCAAATGGCACGTGCTGTAGGTTTGGGATTGGCTTCCAAATATTATAGAGGGAATGAATCGCTTCGCTATTTGCAATACTTCTCTAATAATGGTGGTGAAGTGGTTTTTTGCAATATAGGAAATGCCTCCACTTCCGAAGGCGTCTTTTGGGAAACTATTAATGCTATCGGTGTAAAGCAACTGCCTATGGTTGTGTCGATCTGGGATGATGGGTACGGGATTTCAGTACCTAATGAAGTGCAGACGACAAAATCAGATATTTCGCAAGTGCTCAAAGGGTTCCAGGCAGATGAGTATGGTGAGGGCTTCGAAATTTTCAAAGTATGTGGTTGGGATTATCCTGGATTGTGCGAAGTATATAAGAAGGCGACGGATTTAGCGCGCGAGAAACATAAACCTTGTATCGTTCATGTTTACGAGATGACGCAGCCACAAGGCCATTCCAGCTCCGGCTCTCATGAGCGCTATAAGACACCGGAACGTTTAACTTGGGAAGAAGAATACGACTGTAACCTAAAGATGCGAAATTGGATGATCGAATCCGGTATCGCCGACGAAGAAACTTTAGTATTAATTGAGCAAGAGAGCAAGCAAACCGTGCGGGCGGAGCAACGACGCGCATGGACCGATTATCAGCAGCTCTTACAGGCTGACTTTGATCAGGCAATCGAATTGTTAGGTAAGATAAAAGATGAGCGAGTAGAGCTGCCATTGAAGACTTTGCAATCATTAACTGAATATGCGTTGCACGAGATTTACGGCAATGTGCGTCGCGTGCTTCGAGAGTTGCGTGGTGAGGATGTTGCGGGTAAAGATGCTTTAGTGAGTTGGTACAATCAACAGAAAAAAGTCAATCAGAATAGATACAACGATTTTCTGTTTTCCAACAGTAGCCAGCGCCCATCGTTGGTTGATCATATACAACCAGAATACAATGCAGAATCGCCTATTGTGGATGGAAGAGAAATTCTCAATGCCTGTTTTCGTGAGCATTTCGCCAAGGATGATCGTATGATCGCATTTGGAGAAGATGTGGGACAAATAGGGGATGTGAATCAGGGATTTGCAGGATTACAAGAGCAATTTGGAGCAGCGCGTATCTTTGATACCGGAATCCGCGAATCCACGATTATTGGCAAAGGAATAGGTTTAGCAATGCGCGGCTTACGTCCGATTGCGGAAATTCAATATTTAGATTACGTATTATATGCGCTTCCAGTATTAAGCGATGATCTAGCCAGTTTGAGTTACCGTACAAAAGGCAGGCAAAAAGCACCTTTAATCATACGTACTCGTGGTCATCGTCTCGAAGGCATATGGCACTCCGGCTCTCCCATGTCGGTATTACTAGGCGCACTAAGAGGTATTCACCTGTGCGTGCCTCGTAATATGACACAAGCAGCTGGTATGTATAATATGCTGCTCAAATCAGACGAGCCAGCACTCGTGGTAGAGTGTCTAAATGGATATCGATTGAAGGAGAAAATGCCTCAAAATGTTAGCGATTTCACAGTACCTCTTGGATCGGCAGAAATCGTACGCGAAGGGCAAGATATCACCGTTGTATCCTACGGTTCTACTTTACGAATCGTGCAGGAAGCCGCATTGGAATTAGAAAAATTGGGTATCTCATTAGAGATTGTTGATGCGCAATACCTCATGCCATTCGACCGTGATAAGATTTGCGCTACTTCTCTGCAAAAAACCAATAAACTATTAGTCGTGGATGAAGATTTTCCCGGTGGAGCATCTGCCTATATTTTAAGCAAGATTTTGGAAGATCAGAAAGGTTATTATTTATTAGACTGCCAGCCTCGTACCTTAACTGCCAAAGCGCATCGTCCTCCGTATGGTTCAGATGGCGATTATTTTACAAAACCTTCTTTAGACGATGTGATCGAAACAGTATACGCCATGATTAGTGAAACTAATCCGCAAAAGTATCCTGCCATCTATTAG
- a CDS encoding chloride channel protein, translated as MQKISNRNFLILVALLVGIVGGLAAALLKGMTHGIAAFLQDEVRSQYKYYLYLLFPLVGILLSVVYVRRFIRKKELGHGMTPIMYAISRNSSKIEPHNIYSQIVTSAITVGFGGSSGLEAPIAYSGAAIGSNMGRFFGLSYREVTLLLACGAAAGISGAFNSPVAGMIFAIEILLPEFSIPVFIPLLISTATAAVISRSIYSEPLFHLVTDDWVFSALFFYILLAIIVGGFSIYFAKLAGWLRLQYNKVHNPYRKVWISGVSLGILIFIFPALYGEGYLAIQQILDGNHTAMLENSIFSDYSHTGIMVVLFALCTVFAKSFAALITLNGGGNGGVFGPSLVVGGLLGFAFSYGLNLTGMVDLNITNFTVAGMAGALAGMMHAPLTAIFLIAEITGGYALMVPLMLVTAIAYFINRVVLKHSIYTKGLAEQGDLISHEDKDRTVLSMMKLRYVLENNFTILRPNEYPQERSHDIIHTKRNIFPVVDLDGKFLGVIYSERLLEILLGEQPEGLKKTMAELAEKPMDTVSTDANMELVMQKMNREDVWILPVLDADGRYQGFVSKSAVFNKYRALLVRQASYFDQ; from the coding sequence ATGCAAAAAATTTCAAATCGAAATTTTTTAATCTTGGTCGCATTGCTGGTGGGAATTGTGGGTGGTTTGGCTGCAGCACTGCTAAAAGGCATGACGCACGGCATTGCTGCGTTTTTGCAAGACGAGGTACGTTCTCAGTACAAGTATTACCTCTACCTGCTTTTTCCATTGGTAGGTATTCTTTTGAGTGTGGTGTACGTACGTAGATTTATCCGTAAAAAAGAACTTGGACATGGGATGACGCCAATTATGTACGCTATCTCCCGAAACTCAAGTAAGATTGAGCCACATAATATCTATTCGCAAATCGTGACCAGTGCCATCACGGTAGGTTTTGGAGGGTCTTCTGGTTTGGAAGCGCCTATCGCATATTCTGGTGCCGCGATTGGTTCCAATATGGGACGTTTCTTCGGTTTAAGCTACCGTGAAGTTACTTTGCTACTTGCTTGTGGTGCCGCGGCAGGTATTTCTGGAGCTTTCAATAGCCCTGTAGCAGGTATGATTTTCGCGATTGAGATTCTACTGCCCGAGTTTTCTATTCCGGTATTTATACCACTACTTATTTCAACAGCAACTGCTGCAGTGATATCGCGCTCAATCTATAGTGAACCCTTATTTCACCTGGTTACCGATGATTGGGTATTTAGTGCGCTATTCTTCTATATCCTACTCGCCATCATTGTCGGCGGCTTCTCTATTTACTTTGCTAAGCTCGCAGGATGGCTTCGATTACAATATAATAAGGTACACAATCCATATCGCAAAGTATGGATTAGTGGTGTCAGTCTGGGCATTTTAATATTTATCTTTCCGGCGCTCTACGGAGAAGGCTATTTGGCCATACAGCAAATACTGGACGGAAATCATACCGCGATGCTGGAGAATAGTATTTTTTCTGACTACAGCCATACGGGCATCATGGTAGTTTTATTTGCTTTGTGTACCGTATTTGCTAAATCATTTGCTGCGCTCATCACCTTGAATGGTGGGGGTAATGGTGGTGTTTTTGGACCAAGTTTAGTAGTCGGTGGCTTGTTGGGTTTTGCCTTTTCTTACGGTCTTAACCTAACCGGAATGGTGGATCTGAATATTACTAACTTTACCGTGGCAGGTATGGCGGGTGCCTTGGCAGGAATGATGCATGCGCCGCTCACGGCCATCTTCCTGATTGCAGAGATTACAGGTGGTTATGCTTTGATGGTACCGCTGATGCTAGTAACCGCCATCGCGTATTTTATAAATCGTGTCGTGCTAAAACACTCTATTTATACTAAAGGACTAGCGGAGCAAGGCGATTTAATCAGTCATGAGGATAAGGACCGTACCGTGCTAAGCATGATGAAGCTTCGTTACGTTTTGGAAAATAATTTTACAATCCTGCGCCCAAATGAATATCCGCAGGAAAGAAGCCACGATATCATTCACACAAAAAGAAATATCTTTCCAGTAGTTGATCTCGACGGAAAATTTCTGGGCGTAATCTACAGCGAACGATTGTTGGAAATTCTACTGGGAGAGCAGCCTGAGGGGTTGAAAAAGACCATGGCCGAACTAGCAGAAAAGCCGATGGATACAGTTTCTACAGATGCTAATATGGAGTTAGTGATGCAAAAGATGAACCGGGAAGATGTATGGATATTGCCGGTACTGGATGCTGATGGTCGCTATCAAGGCTTTGTTTCTAAATCTGCCGTTTTCAATAAATACCGTGCCCTATTAGTGAGACAGGCATCCTACTTCGATCAATAG
- a CDS encoding NUDIX hydrolase, protein MFLFNVRVYGILVNKQNEVLVSDEQLGNFAFTKFPGGGLEYGEGIIDALKREFLEECNLEIEIIKHLYTTDFFEKSSFNDSQIISIYYLIRPKSGHNLTLDHPMFAPLPMPAADNPNKEIIFRLVPVSQNKTKNFTFKTDQVAWETYILKESDRLSL, encoded by the coding sequence ATGTTTTTATTCAACGTAAGGGTATATGGGATATTGGTAAACAAGCAAAACGAAGTACTCGTCAGTGATGAACAATTGGGCAATTTTGCCTTCACTAAATTCCCTGGTGGTGGACTGGAATACGGGGAGGGTATCATCGATGCACTTAAGCGGGAATTCTTGGAAGAGTGTAATCTGGAGATTGAAATCATCAAGCACCTGTACACCACCGATTTTTTTGAGAAGTCGTCCTTCAATGATAGTCAGATTATATCTATTTATTACTTAATACGTCCCAAGTCGGGACATAATTTAACATTGGACCACCCGATGTTTGCTCCTCTGCCCATGCCTGCTGCAGATAATCCAAACAAAGAAATCATTTTTCGCCTAGTCCCAGTGAGTCAAAATAAGACGAAAAATTTTACCTTTAAGACAGACCAAGTGGCTTGGGAAACATACATTTTAAAAGAGTCTGATAGATTATCACTGTAA
- a CDS encoding ROK family protein: MRDKRFVLACDIGGTHITAAIVDTDNWVILEDTITRQHVDSSSDAKSILQNWTDCMRHCIALSPQEVQQIGIAMPGPFDYEEGRALMIGQTKYDSLYKMLVTQPIKDNLAGLPIQKISYINDAAAFLQGEIFAQGLEHKDRVLGITLGTGLGSAVWTKGEKAFDAALWEAPFRESIFEEFLVTRWFTKRFEELTGIQEPGLKEILENHDALPSTKILLEEYVQHLLDFLAYFSEKHEAINFIIGGNITKAWEKICVGKKTALAAYNIELGKYQEHAAIIGAASLFNTPQSKTVIKAR; this comes from the coding sequence ATGCGCGATAAACGCTTTGTTCTGGCCTGTGATATTGGCGGAACTCATATAACTGCTGCTATTGTAGATACCGATAACTGGGTAATTCTGGAGGATACGATTACACGTCAGCACGTCGATTCTTCCTCAGATGCTAAATCGATTTTACAAAATTGGACTGATTGCATGCGCCACTGCATAGCATTGAGTCCCCAGGAAGTTCAACAGATCGGAATCGCCATGCCCGGTCCATTCGACTATGAAGAGGGCCGTGCTTTGATGATTGGGCAGACTAAGTATGACAGCCTTTATAAAATGTTGGTCACACAACCCATTAAAGATAATTTGGCAGGCCTACCCATTCAGAAAATATCCTATATAAATGATGCAGCGGCATTTTTACAAGGCGAAATCTTTGCACAAGGATTAGAGCACAAGGATCGCGTTCTAGGTATTACGCTTGGCACCGGCTTAGGTAGTGCGGTGTGGACTAAAGGAGAGAAAGCCTTTGATGCTGCATTATGGGAAGCGCCTTTCCGAGAATCTATCTTCGAAGAGTTTCTGGTGACCCGATGGTTTACCAAACGATTTGAAGAACTTACGGGTATTCAGGAGCCTGGGTTGAAAGAAATTTTGGAAAATCATGATGCACTTCCGTCAACAAAGATCTTATTGGAAGAATATGTGCAGCATCTGCTCGATTTTCTAGCCTACTTCAGCGAAAAACATGAGGCCATAAACTTCATCATTGGAGGTAATATCACCAAAGCATGGGAAAAGATCTGCGTAGGTAAGAAAACTGCCTTGGCGGCATACAATATTGAATTGGGTAAGTACCAAGAGCATGCTGCTATTATCGGCGCGGCTTCTCTATTCAATACACCGCAATCCAAGACAGTCATTAAAGCACGATAA
- a CDS encoding deoxyribodipyrimidine photo-lyase, which yields MDKKRVVLVWFRNDLRLHDNEILLEAVQKADLVIPVYCFDPRYYTTNKYGGKNTGVVRAQFIRETVQSFKESLRSLQGDLMTYWGYPEEIIPRLAAKYDADEVYHHREVAQRETKISEKVESALWQSNRINLKHFIGHTMYHKEDLPFPVRDIPDSFPLFKKKIERESQVRPVLPAIDQILIPAHLETTEIPDLAELGFSEQEIASTTQKQLIGGEKHGLENLDLILNDSYKGFHDFTLLSPYMATGALSPILVYHRMHAAMTPTNKKRLERRTARLLWRDYFRFMLKKYPNVYFKPLGHQGTPPAETPAVMDEDQKNNWKSGNTGQPFIDEAIQILTNTGNLPSEARTILGLYLLQETPNSWLESASFFEEHLLDYSPATTYGIWAHLAGVGTSKKDNLSTTRWQDALSKQYPKGLQFEKLSGEIPM from the coding sequence ATGGATAAAAAGAGAGTTGTTCTTGTTTGGTTCAGGAATGATTTGCGTTTACATGACAATGAGATTCTACTCGAAGCAGTCCAGAAGGCCGATTTGGTTATTCCTGTCTATTGCTTCGATCCCCGTTATTATACTACTAATAAATATGGTGGTAAAAATACGGGAGTTGTTCGTGCGCAATTTATCCGAGAAACAGTACAATCTTTCAAAGAAAGCTTGCGCAGCCTTCAGGGAGATCTGATGACCTACTGGGGATATCCAGAGGAAATCATTCCTAGACTAGCGGCGAAATACGATGCCGATGAAGTATATCATCACCGAGAGGTAGCTCAGCGAGAAACTAAAATTTCAGAGAAAGTAGAGTCTGCGTTGTGGCAATCTAATCGCATTAACCTCAAACATTTTATCGGACACACCATGTATCATAAGGAGGATCTTCCTTTTCCGGTACGTGATATTCCTGATTCCTTTCCGCTGTTTAAAAAGAAGATAGAGCGAGAAAGCCAAGTAAGACCTGTATTACCAGCAATTGATCAAATCTTAATTCCGGCACACTTAGAAACCACCGAGATTCCTGATTTAGCGGAGCTAGGATTTTCGGAACAAGAGATTGCGTCTACAACGCAAAAACAGTTGATCGGAGGAGAAAAGCATGGCCTGGAAAATTTGGATTTGATTTTAAATGACTCTTACAAAGGTTTTCACGACTTCACCCTCTTGTCGCCCTATATGGCTACAGGCGCCTTGTCGCCCATCCTCGTTTATCATCGAATGCATGCCGCGATGACGCCAACGAATAAGAAACGATTGGAAAGGAGAACAGCACGTCTTTTGTGGCGCGATTATTTTCGATTTATGCTAAAAAAATATCCTAACGTATACTTTAAACCGCTAGGACACCAAGGCACTCCTCCAGCAGAGACGCCTGCTGTAATGGATGAAGACCAGAAAAACAATTGGAAATCAGGAAACACTGGACAGCCCTTTATCGATGAAGCCATTCAGATATTAACGAACACCGGGAATTTACCTTCTGAAGCCAGGACTATACTGGGTCTTTATTTGTTGCAGGAAACTCCAAACAGCTGGCTGGAAAGTGCTTCTTTTTTTGAGGAACACCTATTGGATTATAGTCCGGCCACGACCTATGGCATTTGGGCTCATCTTGCCGGTGTTGGCACGAGCAAAAAGGATAATTTAAGCACTACACGTTGGCAAGATGCCCTATCAAAACAATACCCAAAAGGTTTGCAATTTGAAAAACTTTCCGGAGAAATACCCATGTAA
- a CDS encoding UbiD family decarboxylase, translating to MGYKSLADCVADLEQHGHLIRIKEEVDPYLEMASIHMRVYDVGGPAIFFERIKGSRFPAVSNLFGTLDRSKFMFRDSLANVKKLVDVKMDPMSVVKKPFYYAGSAMTALGALPWKKKNNAPILHSRTTISELPQIVNWPMDGGAFVTMPQVYTEDADRPGIMNANLGMYRIQLSGNDYIADEEIGLHYQLHRGIGVHQTKANALGQPLKVSIFVGGPPSHPLSAVMPLPEGLSETIFAGALGNRRFRYFYDEEGFCISSDADFVITGTVYPNENKPEGPFGDHIGYYSLTHPFPLMKVHSVYHRKNPIWSFTVVGRPPQEDTSFGALIHEITGSAIPMEINGLHAVHAVDAAGVHPLLFAIGSERYTPYQQVERPQELLTIANQILGKNQLSLAKYLFISSHEDNPTLDIHDVVSYLKHILERIEWDRDVHFHTNTTIDTLDYSGDGLNAGSKVVFAAVGLPKYALATEIPVGLDFPRPFGYAKLALPGVVVVEGSAFENYESEQLKIDAWSKSINAETLDGVRLIVLADDAAFTADSPANFVWVTFTRSNPSHDIYGVDAFTRFKHWGCNGPLIIDARAKPHHAPALIKDPEIERRVDQLGAKGGSLHGVI from the coding sequence ATGGGATACAAAAGTTTAGCAGATTGCGTTGCCGATCTGGAGCAGCATGGTCATTTGATACGGATAAAAGAAGAAGTAGATCCTTACTTGGAGATGGCCTCCATACACATGCGGGTGTATGATGTAGGTGGTCCAGCGATTTTTTTTGAACGCATTAAGGGGAGTCGCTTTCCGGCGGTATCTAATTTGTTCGGCACGTTGGATCGATCCAAATTCATGTTTCGTGATTCACTAGCTAACGTAAAGAAGTTGGTGGATGTGAAAATGGATCCGATGTCGGTTGTGAAAAAACCTTTTTACTATGCCGGCTCGGCAATGACAGCGCTTGGAGCACTTCCTTGGAAGAAAAAAAACAATGCGCCAATCCTGCATAGCCGTACCACAATCTCAGAATTGCCACAAATAGTGAATTGGCCGATGGACGGCGGTGCCTTTGTCACGATGCCACAGGTGTACACGGAAGATGCAGACCGTCCGGGTATCATGAATGCGAATCTCGGTATGTACCGAATTCAGCTTTCTGGCAATGACTATATCGCTGACGAAGAAATCGGCTTGCATTACCAACTCCATCGTGGGATAGGAGTGCACCAAACTAAAGCCAATGCGCTTGGCCAACCACTTAAAGTATCCATCTTTGTGGGAGGTCCACCATCACATCCACTATCGGCGGTGATGCCACTTCCTGAAGGATTGTCTGAAACGATCTTTGCCGGTGCACTGGGAAACAGAAGATTTCGCTATTTCTATGATGAAGAAGGATTTTGTATTTCATCTGATGCCGACTTCGTGATTACCGGCACGGTGTATCCAAATGAAAATAAGCCGGAAGGTCCTTTTGGAGATCATATTGGCTATTATTCACTCACACATCCGTTTCCACTGATGAAAGTCCACAGCGTGTATCACCGTAAAAATCCTATTTGGTCATTTACGGTTGTCGGTCGTCCACCGCAGGAAGATACAAGTTTTGGTGCGTTGATCCACGAAATTACCGGATCCGCAATTCCTATGGAGATTAATGGTTTGCATGCCGTGCATGCGGTAGACGCCGCTGGTGTGCACCCACTTTTGTTTGCGATTGGCAGCGAAAGATATACGCCGTACCAGCAGGTAGAGCGCCCGCAGGAATTACTGACGATTGCCAATCAGATTTTGGGTAAAAACCAATTGAGCCTGGCAAAATATTTATTCATTTCTTCTCATGAGGATAATCCAACATTGGATATCCATGATGTTGTAAGCTACTTAAAACATATTTTAGAACGCATCGAATGGGATAGAGATGTGCATTTTCATACTAACACGACGATTGATACATTAGATTATTCTGGCGATGGATTGAATGCTGGCTCCAAGGTTGTGTTTGCTGCGGTCGGCCTTCCTAAGTATGCATTAGCTACGGAGATTCCGGTCGGTTTAGATTTCCCACGACCATTTGGGTATGCCAAATTAGCACTTCCTGGAGTGGTAGTCGTAGAAGGGAGTGCCTTCGAGAACTACGAGTCAGAACAACTCAAGATAGACGCTTGGTCAAAATCCATAAATGCAGAGACATTGGATGGAGTCCGATTAATTGTACTGGCAGATGACGCTGCTTTTACAGCAGATTCACCTGCCAATTTTGTATGGGTCACCTTTACGCGTAGCAATCCGTCGCACGATATATATGGCGTGGATGCTTTCACTCGTTTCAAACATTGGGGGTGCAATGGGCCGCTTATTATTGATGCACGAGCCAAGCCGCATCACGCTCCTGCATTAATTAAAGATCCGGAAATTGAACGTAGGGTAGATCAACTCGGCGCTAAAGGAGGATCGTTACATGGTGTGATTTGA
- the asnB gene encoding asparagine synthase B yields the protein MCGIIGAFDIKKKEEVLRPQVLEMSKRIRHRGPDWSGIFSSSNALLAHERLAIVDPQSGSQPLYSEDKQVVLAVNGEIYNHRELRATLPDYPFATQSDSEVILALYLEHGASFLADLNGIFGFALYDARNDSFLIARDHMGIIPLYYGYDEHEQLFVASELKSLEGYCTRIEQFPPGHYLYSAESLVPQRWYTKDWESYDAVAENDTDLDVLKQALEDAVHRQLMSDVPYGVLLSGGLDSSVIAAVTKKYASKRIESGDAEEAWYPRLHSFAVGLEGAPDLIAAKKAADHIGTIHHEINFTIQEGLDAVRDVIYHLETYDVTTIRASTPMYLLARVIKSMGIKMVLSGEGSDELFGGYLYFHKAPNAQEFHEETVRKLKKLHLYDCLRANKSLAAWGVEGRVPFLDKEFMDVAMRINPADKMIKDGRMEKWVVRKAFEDYLPESIAWRQKEQFSDGVGYSWIDTLKAQAELNVSDEAFAAAASRYPINTPKSKEEFYYRSIFESHFPSEAAASTVPSVKSVACSTPEALAWDASFQNMNDPSGRAVANVHNDSYSKTPEQVV from the coding sequence ATGTGCGGGATTATTGGAGCATTTGATATAAAGAAAAAAGAAGAAGTATTAAGACCTCAGGTCTTGGAAATGTCCAAAAGGATCCGTCATAGAGGGCCAGATTGGTCTGGTATTTTCAGTTCTTCTAATGCACTTTTGGCACATGAGCGATTAGCTATTGTCGATCCGCAATCAGGTAGTCAGCCGCTGTATAGCGAAGATAAACAAGTAGTGCTTGCTGTAAACGGTGAAATCTACAATCATCGGGAATTGCGTGCCACTTTACCAGACTATCCATTCGCTACACAGTCGGATTCAGAGGTGATACTAGCGCTTTACCTAGAACATGGAGCTTCTTTCTTGGCCGACTTAAATGGGATTTTTGGATTTGCTTTATACGACGCTAGAAATGATAGCTTCTTAATCGCACGCGATCATATGGGTATCATTCCGCTCTATTACGGATATGATGAGCATGAGCAGCTATTCGTAGCGTCCGAACTGAAGTCATTAGAGGGTTATTGTACTCGAATAGAGCAATTCCCTCCAGGACATTATTTGTATAGTGCGGAAAGCCTGGTTCCTCAACGTTGGTACACCAAAGATTGGGAATCCTATGATGCCGTGGCAGAGAATGATACCGATTTAGATGTTTTGAAGCAAGCGCTCGAAGACGCCGTCCATCGTCAGTTAATGTCTGACGTGCCTTATGGGGTATTACTTTCCGGCGGATTGGATTCTTCAGTGATTGCTGCAGTAACCAAGAAATATGCTTCCAAGCGAATAGAATCTGGCGATGCTGAGGAAGCTTGGTATCCACGCTTACATTCATTTGCTGTTGGATTGGAAGGCGCTCCAGACCTCATTGCTGCAAAAAAAGCTGCTGATCATATTGGGACGATACATCATGAAATCAACTTTACCATTCAAGAGGGTCTAGATGCGGTTCGCGACGTGATTTATCATTTGGAAACTTATGATGTTACCACAATAAGAGCATCTACTCCCATGTACTTGTTGGCCAGAGTCATCAAATCGATGGGGATTAAAATGGTACTTTCTGGAGAAGGTTCTGATGAGCTGTTTGGCGGTTATCTTTACTTCCATAAGGCACCAAATGCACAAGAATTTCATGAAGAAACAGTACGTAAGCTCAAAAAACTTCACTTATATGATTGTCTGCGAGCCAACAAATCATTGGCGGCATGGGGAGTAGAAGGTCGCGTGCCGTTCTTGGATAAAGAATTTATGGATGTCGCGATGCGTATAAACCCTGCCGACAAAATGATTAAAGATGGACGTATGGAGAAATGGGTCGTACGTAAAGCCTTTGAAGACTACCTTCCGGAGAGTATCGCATGGAGACAGAAAGAGCAATTTTCGGATGGCGTAGGCTATAGTTGGATCGACACCTTAAAAGCACAAGCGGAATTAAATGTAAGCGATGAAGCTTTTGCCGCTGCAGCTAGTCGTTACCCTATTAACACTCCGAAAAGTAAAGAAGAGTTCTATTATCGTTCCATCTTTGAGTCGCATTTTCCTTCTGAAGCTGCGGCTAGTACCGTGCCTTCTGTAAAATCAGTCGCATGTAGCACGCCAGAAGCACTGGCTTGGGATGCTTCTTTTCAAAATATGAATGATCCCTCTGGACGTGCGGTAGCAAACGTGCATAACGACAGTTATTCGAAAACACCAGAACAGGTAGTATGA